TTAACAAGTTCACTCGAAAAACGTACACCTAGACCCGTTTCGTTGAAATAACTTAGTTGGTTCTGCACGATGCGACGCGTTTCCGGCCGCGTTTCGTCTGAAGTTGttaatacgtctgtgcgtgcgTACATTTAATGGTTCTGGCACAATATTAAAGGTATCAGTTACGGTTAACACACCGAGGATACTTTCGTGGCTACGATACGCGAACGGACGCGGCGCTTGCAAACTCTGTTGCGTCCGCTGGACTCTTCTTCGTGGCCGCGCTGACCCCGAAAACCCTCGACCTAGTTGACTCACGATCGGCGTTAAAGTCCGGAGAAAGATCCTTATTGTCTGCCTTCTACGCTCCGCAAGAGTTTTACGAAGCCGGCGCCATCGATCGTCTGATTGTCGGCGCTACAGGTTGGTGGAAATTATTTGCAACTTAAAATACACCTGGATGCTCGTGAATATTGACAAATCCAATATAAATTCTTCCATTTTTCATCTAATATTTgacattatattatatacgaAGTGTCCCGCAAGAGCGTACCTAAAGCAAGTGCTTCTAAAAGGAACAGTTCAATTCATATTTGACgccatatttaaaataaatcaaCGAACCATACAACGTCGGAAGCACGAATAGCGtttgaatgcaattttattaaataataccATAGTCTACTACCGATACGTTGTCCCATGAGAACTTGGTTTTAATGACGATCTAGGATGCAAGATTTAATTTCCGTGACAGCGGGACATTCTAGGAAGCCTTTACCGCCAGGATTGAATGAAATCCTTTTGGAACGATACTTCCACGATGGAAAAAGCAACGATATCGCTGTGGATTATGCTGCACAAATCATACAACAGGGACGGGATCACGGCTTGCCACCTTATAACAGATGGCGAACGTTCTGTGATTTGCCGGACATTAACGACTTTGATAGTCTTAGAGGATCGATGGCCAAAGATACTATAGAGAAACTTCGGACCGTTTATAAGTAAGTTTTTCCGTTTAATAGCTTTCATTAATTCTCAGATTGCTCTGTATTTTAACAATGAAGACGCTTTCGAATATAAGTTTGATTTTAGCTATTTATCATGATCTTATATTCTTATTTGTTCGATCAACAGAGACGTGCAAGACATAGATCTTGTGACAGGAGCACTTTCGGAGGCGACTGTGTTCGACTCTGTTCTGGGACCAACATTTCTTTGTTTATTGGGTCGTACTTTCCGCAATATTCGTTTTGGTAAGTGAAtttgacatattatacaataaaattcgTCATCACATTAATATAATTATTCGTCTGTACACGGCGTAGGTGACAGATATTGGTACGAAAATGCGAACACACCAGGTTCGTTTGCCTTAAATCAATTAGAAGAAATTCGGAAAATTACAATGGCGCAGATTCTGTGCTACAATGGCGACAGAGTGCATCTAATGCAACCCAGGGCGTTTCTTCTGCGAGATCGCTTCTTGTAAGTCCATTATGCAAGTTAATGTAATTAAATAATAACGATTTCCTCGCTTTCAGGAATAATATGATCAATTGTTCGATACACACGAGTGCGTCGCCAAATTTTTCAGTTTGGAAAGAGAACAAGGTTCCGTAACTTTTTCGTAGCAGTCTACACATGATAATATGTCCTTGATTGTACATAACGAATCCTAATTTTAGTTACTAttacttaaaaaaataatataattaacgTTGCTCCTTacaacaggaaaggatagatacTGCACTATTTTTAAGgtacattaaaaattttgtaatgaacGCAGCGATATTCCTTTTATAAAACTGTCTATgaaacataataaatattacacgTAGCATAGACTATGTTCTATACATTGTGCACAAATTTGCTTTAAATTTGCTTTAATTGTTGATATGGTCAGTGTACAGTTTATTTTACAacaatacaacttttattgtacgTTTCCTTACAACCATTCCTTCCATTTCTACGTTCTTAAAAGattaatttttatcattatttattataaatcaatATTTGTTGAAATCGATTAAAATAACTTTAGTGTTGCTTAGAACCCCGGCGCAATGTTAGTGTAGCGCCCAATGTTACCAACAGTACATGAATTTAGGCGGTTTGTGCCATTTTTATATAGCGTCCGCTATTGTAGTAACAAAGAAGAATTTATTAACACTTTTGGGAATATACAAAATACTAAGCTGTGAATAAAAGTGTACTAAAAATAAGTAGAACATAAAGCAAGAAAACGAAATATATTTCACGGCTTGACTGTACAGTAATACACCATAGAGGAACATAAATGCACTATAGCACCAAAGACTTGCGACCGTTAGTCTTAGAAAATAGCAATAAACAAGACTGCATACTGACCACTAACTGCAGTGTGAGtagatttatattaaatattcGTATACCTAATATAACTCTGGTATTAGAGGAACAGAAAAGAGAGAACAATGCATTGTATACAATGTTTGTACGGATTCTATGGTCGAATGAAACAGCGCAGATTTCTACCTTTTTCAAATTAGCCGCTTGGTGCAGCACTTTCCCGGAGGCAACGAATTCTCGAGCACGAGTACTTACTCACATTTCCTCTCTCCTACAACTGTATGCATTCGGATGATTGGGCGCATTTGCCGtctactttttctgtaataactGTGATTCTGTTGCGATACATTGAATTCATTGAATGAACTTCGATTGTGCCATTCAACACAAGCAGATTATAAATGGAACAACAAGCACATTCTAAATGGACAGAAATTCTCATATCACTTGCTGCGTGAATGCCACGCCATCTTGATTATTCTTATGCTTCATTACGTCGTTTTTCCGAAGTCGATGTTCCGATTCAACGACTTTACTGTGGTTATTGATCATTTGTTCAAAATTATTTGAACTTAATTGGATCCACATAAATATGTATGCatgaaaaaagggtgatttcgatgttgttaatttttatacaatgAACGATACAAGTAGTGTGGATATAGTATAAACTAAAATTTCTTTGAAGATGTTAAGAGAATATTAATTCGAATATATAACTTGAAAATAACCGTCTGAAATCGTTTTTATCGTTTGAAATATAAGTTGTGAATTCTTTTTGTACGTACGTTACGTATGAATTTAGAACGGGTCATACAATTTTAAGTTTTCCGCGGATTTTTCGATGGCTTTGACCACCGTTGTGAATTTTCCCAATGGCGCATGCACAGCTCAGCTGTGTGCAATCGCGaacaatttattagaaaaataatgtattttacAGTATTTTTATCCGAGTAGAAGGTGTACTGGACACGGTATTCGTAATATTAGGTATGTTGAAGCAGATATTTTGCTGTCATTAATTAACCGACCGTGGAATATGCGAGATATGTTAAAAATCATTTGTGACGGGTTTAGAAGCACCTGCATGGGATCCACCTTAGTTCTACAAGCTTCCTGACAGACTTCTTCGACTTGTCAGTTCGTGAAATGCTTAGTTTCCATTTGTATATTAAAATACAAAGTGATTATAAAGCTTTGAGTTTGTTTAACAATTTCCACTAGTTACATTCTCATCGCGAAAATTCTTTTCGATGAAAGTGACAAGACTCGTTAGTATAGGTTTGTTTGCAACTTGAAAACTTGATTTGAAGTGATAtatatttcatgaaatattatttcgatGATTCTTCTTTCCGAATTAGTTCGACAATTAGTGTTTCTTAATGATTGTTCGGATTGTGTAAATCATATAATACGTGTTGCAGTGTTCATCAACAACTTTTTTTCTCAGTATTcagtacaattttgtttttttgttttagtTCATTTGAATTTGTTCTCACTTCTGGATGAGAACAAAAGtgagaatttaattttttgtttctttagACAGTGTTTACTTACATGTATCTTTGGTATATTAAAGTTATTTTTATAGTGGAATGTATGTACCAGCAATTAACTTGCTTTCTTGTTATCATTGGTCATATCTCTGATGATtagatatatattaaaatagacATGTTTTTCTTTTAAAACCAAGTAGTAGTTGTGCATTGTTTGGAATTCTTATGTCTAATAGAAATATATGTGAGCGCAAGAGTTATGTGATTAACATTCTTTTATTTCTTCAGGAAACATGGACTGCCCATCTAGTATTGCAACAGTACTTAAATTCTACTCACACTACATGTAGTCTTTCGTTCTGCATTGCTTTTGATGCATCAAACGGGACAATACATTTTTGAGGCAAATTACTTCTTAGCTTCGAATAAAAGAAATGGATGCATTGAGAGACGAAGACAGGCGCAGGCGCCTGAGGGTGCTAGAGGAGCGTATAAGAGATCCAAGAAGCGTTACAAATATCGATTGCCTGTTGGATACAGTCCAAGCCTTGGTAGCAGATTGTGATCATACTAGTGTAAAACGTATGAAGAATATAGAAGCGTATATGAATAGATGTAAGTATTTCGTTTTTTTctgttaatataaaaaatattgcttcCTCTAAAAATCACAAAAATCCTCACAGAAATGGGATATTTAAAAATAACGATTGCATGATCATGAATAATGATTGCATTTGACAAGTTAATGCATTATGCGTATTCTTGTTAAACGAGCAGAGTGCAAAAGAAATTACTTTGAATTTCAGATGACTCGGTTGCTCATGATATTTGTAAAATGCGAATGCGCATGGATGATTTCACTTTGATAAAAGTGATAGGCCGTGGGGCATTCGGAGAAGTACAATTGGTACGACATAAATCTACGCAAAAAGTGTATGCTATGAAGTTACTCAGTAAATTTGAAATGGTAAGGGATGTCGataaatatacataaaatataaatattctacgTTTAAAGTATATTAcgattatatttaaaatatacattttttgtaGATCAAAAGATCCGATTCAGCCTTTTTTTGGGAAGAACGTGACATAATGGCACACGCAAATTCCCAATGGATAGTCCAACTGCATTTTGCATTTCAAGATCAAAAATATCTTTATATGGTGATGGACTATATGCCAGGGGGTGATCTAGTAAACCTAATGTCTAACTATGAAGTGCCAGAAAAGTGGGCAACATTTTATTGTGCAGAAGTGGTGCTTGCATTAGATGCTATACATCTAATGGGATTTGTTCATCGAGATGTAAAACCAGACAATATGTTACTCGATAAACATGGTCATCTAAAACTTGCTGATTTTGGTACTTGTATGAGAATGGATGCTGTATGTATAGTTCTATGCTCTTCCCTGCTAAAATTGTGAGGTAACGTATGAACTTCGAAGAATATTCATCGTGCTTTTCCTTCTAGGACGGACTTGTTCGGTCTGACACTGCAGTTGGTACACCTGATTATATATCACCCGAGGTACTTCAATCCCAAGGTGGTGAAGGTGTATACGGAAGAGAATGTGATTGGTGGTCAGTTGGTGTGTTCTTATATGAAATGCTTGTCGGTGATACTCCTTTTTATGCGGATTCATTAGTTGGAACCTATTCAAAAATTATGGATCATAGGAACTCGCTACACTTTCCCCAAGAAGTTGATATTTCCCATTCTGCCAAGAATTTAATATGTGGTTTTCTTACGGATAGAACAAAACGTCTAGGAAGAAATGGTGTAGACGAGATAAAAAGTCATCCCTTCTTCAAAAACGACCAGTGGACGTTCGAAAATTTACGAGAATGCGTGCCACCGGTTGTACCTGAACTTTCCGGTGATGATGATACGAGTAATTTCGACGATGTTGACAAAGAAGACGGACCGGAAGAGAGTTTCCCAGTGCCGAAAGCATTTTCTGGCAACCATCTACCTTTTATCGGTTTCACGTATTCAGGAGATTATCAATTAATGGCTTCTAGCGGCAAAGAATCCGTGGACGGACTAGAAAATCATATCAATAATGGTACAAGCGATGATATTAAGATTTCtcaattagaaaatttattgGATCGAGAGAAGAGGCAAGTCGAGTCCTTAGAATCGAGACAGAAAGCTTTGACGATGCAGTTAGAAGCTATGACACGTCGGGAGACGGAATTGCACGAGGAAATTGGTAGAGCCGACAAGGAACTGACTTTACTGCGACATAATTATAAAGAAGCGCAACGTAGAGTAGAACACGAGACAGAATTGCGTAGAAAGGCCGAGACATTATTCGTAGAGTTGAAGAAGAAATTTGATGAAGAGCAAACGAGAAGGGCACGCGATGCGAGCAATTCGCAGCAAACCTCTGAACGCGTTGTTAACTTAGAAAAACAAATCAAAGAGATGCAGTCGAAATTGGAGAGAGAAACTGAAACAGTAACGAGATTACGAAAACAAGCTACTGAAATTACTGTAGCCCGACAAGCGTCGGAACAAATGGCGAACGAGTTACAGGTGGCAAGGGCGCAGTTACAGGCACAACGAGATAATTTGCAGCAAGAAGTGGCTACGTTACAAGTAAGCATTTTAGATCTGTTCTATTGGTACTTTCGCATTTCATCActgaaaattttgttatttcttttatctttattttaaaGGGACAACTGTCAAAAGAGCGTAGTTCTCGATCACAAGCGTCATCTTTAACTGCAGAATTGGAAAGCCGTCTGTCCACTCTTCACCTAGAACTTGAACACAGTcgagaaaaagaggagaaggCAATCTCGGATAATAGACAATTAACGGAAAGAATTTCAGCATTGGAGAAAGAAGCTGCCAGCTTAACTCTTGAATTGAAAGCAGCGCAAGCAAGATACAATCAGGAAGTAATGGCTCATCAAGAAACGGAACGTTCTCGTATACTGTCTAAAGAGGAAGCAAATTTGGAAGTTGTTAAAGGTAACATTCAGTTTTTGATAAATATCATATTTCATAATGCTGCTTTTGACAAAAATATACATTCTCGTTCTAATATGCGCAACAGGGCGAAAGAGTAAAGTGTTTGAAGGTAATATACATAAATCCATATTGATTCATATTTTATTACTTTAAACCaggataatattttaatattctctgCACGACTTGTTAATACataagtatacagggtggggcacctAAAACAGGCCTGTTGAATCACTATTTTATCGGCGATGAAAAAATATCTCGGattaaatttgttcgtttaATATCTCAGAAGTTTTgttataattatcttttatgattacgatacttttttttattatattaaatttatttcattactaatcataatatttttaatattttctgctGCCTCCACTGAACGGTATTTCTTTTTATGTATGTACATTGTGATATTAATACTGAAAAACTTTATATTGATTATCATTGTACTCACGGTTTAACGTAACCTTCGCAGCACTACAAGCTAAATTGAATGAGGAGAAAAGTGGACGACAACGTGCCGAATTGCTTGCACAAGAGAAGGAACGACAAACGTCTATGCTTTCTGTGGATTACCGTCAAATACAACAGAGACTGCAGAAACTGGAGGGTGAGCATAGGCAAGAGGTAGAGAAGGTAAAAGTATTACAGGGTCAGGTCGAACAGGAACAGCAGAAAAGAAACGTTCTGCAGACTGATTTGGCGCAACAGTCATCCGAAGCAGGACGATTGCGTACCAGGGAGCAACAATTGGTTAGCGAAGTTGCTCATTTGAGGGAAGCAAAACGACAGATAGAAGAAGAATTGCATCACTTAAAAACTCAGAGAAACGTGGATCAGTTGCAGACTAAGGAATTGCAAGAACAATTAGAAGCGGAAGCTTACTTCTCGGTAATATTTCGTTTGATACCATTCTTTTTTTGTAaccatttgattttcatttgcaGCTATTTTCGCTAAACCGATTTTCTTTTCACAGACTCTTTATAAAACTCAGACACAAGAACTTCGCGAAGAGCTTGATGAGAAGCTACGATTGCAACAGGAGTTAGAAGAAGAACGTAGCTCTCTGGTGCATCAATTGCAGTTGTCGCTGGCCAGAGGAGACAGTGAAGCTCTAGCAAGATCAATAGCCGAAGAAACCGTGGCTGACCTTGAGAAAGAACGAACAATGAAGGAATTAGAATACAAAGACGGAGTGGCCAAGCACCACCAAGAATTGAATTCTAAGGAACAAGTCATAAATCGTCTGAAGGATAGCGAAAACGAACTTAAGAAGAACGTTGATCAGTACTTCAAGGAGAAAGATGATTTGAGCAAGCGACTCAAGGAGTTGCAAGATCAACTTACTAAAGCACAGTCGAACGCCGAAGACATAGAAAAACTTAGTAGTAAATTGAAAACCGAACAACTGTTGAAGCAACAAGCAGTCAACAAGTTGGCAGAGATTATGAACAGGAAAGATTTATCTTCGAGCGGTAAAACAAAGAACAAAGCATCCGCGGCAGACCTAAGAAAGAAGGAGAAGGATTGCAGACGCTTGCAACAAGAGCTTACACAGGAGAGGGAAAAGTATGGACAGTTGGCAGCTAAATGGCAAAAGGATTTACAAGACTTACAGGTAACCAACATAACGTTATTCATTTTTTGGGAAATATTACGCTTGTTCTTGATATTAATATAATCTTTATAGGCACAATTGGTAGAAGAAAACCAATCGAAATTGAGGTTACAAATGGAGCTCGACT
The genomic region above belongs to Halictus rubicundus isolate RS-2024b chromosome 17, iyHalRubi1_principal, whole genome shotgun sequence and contains:
- the Rock2 gene encoding rho-associated, coiled-coil containing protein kinase 2 isoform X5 translates to MDALRDEDRRRRLRVLEERIRDPRSVTNIDCLLDTVQALVADCDHTSVKRMKNIEAYMNRYDSVAHDICKMRMRMDDFTLIKVIGRGAFGEVQLVRHKSTQKVYAMKLLSKFEMIKRSDSAFFWEERDIMAHANSQWIVQLHFAFQDQKYLYMVMDYMPGGDLVNLMSNYEVPEKWATFYCAEVVLALDAIHLMGFVHRDVKPDNMLLDKHGHLKLADFGTCMRMDADGLVRSDTAVGTPDYISPEVLQSQGGEGVYGRECDWWSVGVFLYEMLVGDTPFYADSLVGTYSKIMDHRNSLHFPQEVDISHSAKNLICGFLTDRTKRLGRNGVDEIKSHPFFKNDQWTFENLRECVPPVVPELSGDDDTSNFDDVDKEDGPEESFPVPKAFSGNHLPFIGFTYSGDYQLMASSGKESVDGLENHINNGTSDDIKISQLENLLDREKRQVESLESRQKALTMQLEAMTRRETELHEEIGRADKELTLLRHNYKEAQRRVEHETELRRKAETLFVELKKKFDEEQTRRARDASNSQQTSERVVNLEKQIKEMQSKLERETETVTRLRKQATEITVARQASEQMANELQVARAQLQAQRDNLQQEVATLQGQLSKERSSRSQASSLTAELESRLSTLHLELEHSREKEEKAISDNRQLTERISALEKEAASLTLELKAAQARYNQEVMAHQETERSRILSKEEANLEVVKALQAKLNEEKSGRQRAELLAQEKERQTSMLSVDYRQIQQRLQKLEGEHRQEVEKVKVLQGQVEQEQQKRNVLQTDLAQQSSEAGRLRTREQQLVSEVAHLREAKRQIEEELHHLKTQRNVDQLQTKELQEQLEAEAYFSTLYKTQTQELREELDEKLRLQQELEEERSSLVHQLQLSLARGDSEALARSIAEETVADLEKERTMKELEYKDGVAKHHQELNSKEQVINRLKDSENELKKNVDQYFKEKDDLSKRLKELQDQLTKAQSNAEDIEKLSSKLKTEQLLKQQAVNKLAEIMNRKDLSSSGKTKNKASAADLRKKEKDCRRLQQELTQEREKYGQLAAKWQKDLQDLQAQLVEENQSKLRLQMELDSKDSEIETLQMRIVSLNSETASVSSVENDGEDSVLSEHGTLRLEGWLNVPNKQNIKRHGWKKQYVVVSSKKIIFYNSENDKLNADPVLILDLNKVFHVRSVTHGDVIRADAKDIPRIFQLLYAGEGEARRPGDEGNTLPGVELPQLTDKPGTQSLKGHEFVSISYHMPTTCEVCSKQLWHMFRPPPALECRRCRIKVHKEHLDKKEDAIAPCKLHYDPNSARELLILAGSPDEQKYWVARLSRRVQKCGYKANSHVDGTGQRVSPR